The DNA window ACCGAAGATTCAAAAATTTCTAAGATTGTTGACAAATTATCAACGTTTATCTCAGGCTGCATGGTTTTGTCGTAATGCTTTAACCAGACTTTTTCCACGATTTTGTCCTTTAAAATAGTTGTTATATTTGCCACGCTCATGCGCAGTCTTATTTTTTATTTTTATTGAGAAAAATGCCCCGACTAATCACAAAAGCTCAAATTGAGTAGCGGCCGAGTTCGCATAATCTGCGCAGTGTAACCGTTAATACTAAAGGATGATTGCCAAAAGATAAACTTGAACAGTCATTCATCTGCTGAATAAAAGCAATTAGTCTAATTAATCGACAGCCACTGCTAATATTAACGACAATGTTCCAGTATGATCTTTGAAATGACGACTTCAGCCTCCATGTGGACGTGATGTCCGCCCTCCACCGTTGTCACCTGAGCGTTTTTAAATAACGATTTTCTCTTCTCCATTAGATCTTTCACTTTACTGAAGCCATTGCTGCCCAATACAAAATGAATAGGACATTGGATTTCTTTTAGCAAATTCTCTACTTGTGGGGCAGTTAATCGAAGTGAAGATACCGTTCGCAAACGTTTATCTGTAGACCATTGAAGCGTATCTGTTTGCTTGTCGTATATGGTATTTCTCTGCAATATCATCCCTGCATTTTCTGACGTCAAGTCGCTCACTTTCTGACGCGCATGAACGATAGAATTTAGATCTTTTGGCTGTTTGATCTGCTTTTCGTTAGCTTCTATTCTACTTTGAATTGCTTTTCTTAATTGCTCAACACTCGTTGATTCAGGTTCCGTCAATGGCCCTGCAGATTCTATGCAGACGAATTTATCCACTAGCTCAGGAAAAACAGCGCAATACATACTCGATATTATTCCCCCAAGAGAATGTCCGACGATGGAAAAATCTTTCCACCCTTGCGCATGCACAAGGCACTGCAAGTCATGCACATAGTCCAATAAATGATAATGGGCGTCTGGGCTTCGATGCGACGACTTACCGTGGCCGGGTAAATCAATCGCGATAACATGAAAGTCATGAAGTAAAGGGATCAACTTGTTGAAACTTGCGGCATTATCAAGCCAACCATGCACCATTAATAACAAGGGTTTTTCTGTTTGTCCGTTTGTTAATGCAGCTATTGTGCGATTTGGGATAGTAAACGTCAGTTCTGTGCTACTCATTTAAAGACTTTTTCCATAGTGATCATCAATAAAATTTACAAATAAAACAAAAGCGGCAATAGCCGCTTTTGTGACGAAGACAATATTTTTTATGGTGATTAAGACATAAACGGACTTATTTAGACTGCTGAGAAGTTTTGCTTGTGGAACCTCTAACACTTGAAGTCACACCACTTTTCGAACCAGTTAGCCCCGACTTACTGCTATTTGTTTGGACTCGAATAGTAGCTCGGCTGTGATAAAAACCATACGGTCTCCAGTAGTCTCTCCTGAGTCCGAAGCCCCAATATGGCGATAAGTCAGAATAAAACATCCCCGACACTCGATAATCCTCGGTCTCTTTCCACATATAGTAACCGTTAGCAAGTAATACTGGGTAAACATAAGTTTGCTCACCAATAATACCTTCGGTAGGCTCGCCTAACTCGCCCTTAAATGTGATTAAACGACCAGCCTTAAAGACTAATGGGTCGAGGAAACCGGCAACTCGAACTTTAAAACGTCCAGCGCTATCGAGGTTACTTCGAGGCTTTCCATAGTGGTTATTGGGATACTGCAGAATTTCCATTTCTGAATACTCTTTCTTATTTTCAACGTTAACGATCTCACCGCCCCAACGCGCTTTGGTGCCTTGGCCGGTTTCGCTGCCGTTAATAATACTTTCAAAGGAGACCAGATTCTCATTGTCCGATACCTCAATTTGCTCCGGAACAATAGCGCAACCCCCTACTAATATAGCAAGTGCGACGACAGATGTTTTAAAAAATGATTGCATAGCGTTACTCCAAAATTATCGTTAACTTACGATTGAGCGGGTACTATCAAGTGATATGATATTCATATCGTTGTTAATCAAGGTTTTTATATACGGTATTTGATTATACCTTGATGTTGATTTATACGGCACTGAGAGAAAATGGATTGTTGAATCATACCATCTTTAGTGACTAACGCCTGAGTAACTCACTCATATCGACAATATTTAACTCATTTACTTTTCAAACGATCAAGTTTAGGCAAAGACTATGCGTAAATATCAACACCTAATAGCTGTGTGATGCCGTCTCGTTTT is part of the Glaciecola nitratireducens FR1064 genome and encodes:
- a CDS encoding alpha/beta fold hydrolase; protein product: MSSTELTFTIPNRTIAALTNGQTEKPLLLMVHGWLDNAASFNKLIPLLHDFHVIAIDLPGHGKSSHRSPDAHYHLLDYVHDLQCLVHAQGWKDFSIVGHSLGGIISSMYCAVFPELVDKFVCIESAGPLTEPESTSVEQLRKAIQSRIEANEKQIKQPKDLNSIVHARQKVSDLTSENAGMILQRNTIYDKQTDTLQWSTDKRLRTVSSLRLTAPQVENLLKEIQCPIHFVLGSNGFSKVKDLMEKRKSLFKNAQVTTVEGGHHVHMEAEVVISKIILEHCR
- a CDS encoding Slp family lipoprotein, which codes for MQSFFKTSVVALAILVGGCAIVPEQIEVSDNENLVSFESIINGSETGQGTKARWGGEIVNVENKKEYSEMEILQYPNNHYGKPRSNLDSAGRFKVRVAGFLDPLVFKAGRLITFKGELGEPTEGIIGEQTYVYPVLLANGYYMWKETEDYRVSGMFYSDLSPYWGFGLRRDYWRPYGFYHSRATIRVQTNSSKSGLTGSKSGVTSSVRGSTSKTSQQSK